In Thunnus thynnus chromosome 4, fThuThy2.1, whole genome shotgun sequence, a genomic segment contains:
- the LOC137181061 gene encoding uncharacterized protein gives MASENTATNAGNDEETGPPSEPNEHDYAHTAATNFACTEASFCSGPPTGDSGVTAQESFTTPAEPAQSAQVEPTACPSVELPEPAVGAEVDCPGGNDVEAASSPPRTEEDPTKTADPELTGRGGRRRPKRLEDGNCCCCKSEFERQGRSFNRRAVYTFTTPDTVQWAFPDAVAHDKSFLCETCAQVIRSKCKRKQTGKRSLWLKPPVTKQSDVRDKKKKGRRMGKKSKAALLVSKSCYKAAFKMLWSAKGARKPMMEFWSKQLKEEMKMLSRQADSPFHQKVSSRKPLSSFPWGRCLNWAQEKAPLVTTCLRSLFPDINALAKSSHQLSEEQAQMLLERRTVVTLSVPLFTRNIWKNNFLQAALGAELRLQGCAGSSLDALNTMGLCQNKDTVRLLLHRLRSSKKTSTQNGRQRMKMKQEQMKGDQMTDLEVEMEDDEEEEEEEEEEEEEEEEEEEEEEEDDDVKEEEDEEEEDEAEMEIAVEEEEVEEEEVQDGVQEEEEEEDDRAVEEKAEMEKKRRKKAKKQRKEEKRKERGKRKAKEREGEDDDDNDDDDDDDGSGQKKRRVVVVRLGLLKGHSEVGRSDLSAP, from the exons ATGGCGAGTGAAAACACCGCGACCAACGCGGGGAACGATGAGGAAACTGGCCCTCCTTCCGAGCCAAACGAGCACGACTATGCCCACACAGCTGCGACTAACTTTGCGTGCACGGAGGCGTCTTTCTGCTCCGGTCCACCGACCGGTGACAGCGGCGTCACCGCGCAGGAAAGCTTTACTACACCGGCTGAACCCGCGCAGAGTGCGCAGGTGGAACCCACCGCCTGCCCGTCGGTAGAGCTTCCCGAGCCGGCCGTTGGTGCGGAGGTCGACTGCCCCGGTGGAAACGATGTGGAAGCGGCCTCTTCGCCGCCGCGTACGGAAGAAGACCCTACAAAGACCGCAGACCCTGAACTCACGGGGCGGGGCGGCCGTCGGCGTCCCAAACGGCTGGAGGACGGgaactgttgctgctgtaagtCCGAGTTCGAGCGGCAGGGCCGGAGCTTCAACCGGAGGGCGGTGTACACCTTCACCACCCCGGACACTGTGCAGTGGGCTTTCCCGGACGCAGTTGCACATGACAAGTCCTTCTTGTGCGAGACCTGCGCGCAGGTCATCAGGAGCAAATGCAAGCGTAAACAGACCGGGAAGCGGTCTCTGTGGCTGAAACCACCAGTTACcaaacag TCAGATGTgagagacaagaagaagaaaggccGCAGGATGGGGAAGAAGAGCAAAGCGGCGCTGCTAGTGAGCAAGTCCTGCTACAAGGCTGCTTTCAAAATGCTCTGGTCTGCAAAGGGCGCCAGGAAGCCCATGATGGAGTTCTGGAGCAAACAGCTGAAAGAGGAG ATGAAGATGCTGTCGCGGCAGGCAGACAGTCCCTTCCATCAGAAGGTGTCGAGCAGGAAGCCGCTGTCGTCCTTCCCCTGGGGGCGCTGTCTGAACTGGGCCCAGGAGAAAGCTCCACTCGTTACCACCTGCCTCCGCTCGCTGTTCCCCGACATCAACGCCCTCGCCAAGAGCAGCCA CCAGCTGTCGGAGGAACAGGCCCAGATGCTGCTGGAGCGCCGGACCGTGGTGACGCTCTCCGTCCCACTCTTCACCAGAAACATCTGGAAGAACAACTTCCTCCAGGCCGCTCTGGGGGCGGAGCTCCGGCTTCAAGGCTGCGCTGGCTCATCCCTCGACGCCCTCAACACCATGGGACTGTGTCAGAACAAAGACACCGTCAGGTTACTGCTGCACAGGCTCCGAAGCAGCAAGAAGACT TCAACACAGAACGGACGacagaggatgaagatgaaacAAGAGCAGATGAAAGGAGATCAGATGACAGACCTGGAGGTAGAGAtggaggatgatgaagaggaggaggaggaggaagaagaagaagaagaggaggaggaggaagaggaggaggaggaagaagaagatgatgacgtcaaagaagaagaagatgaggaggaggaggatgaggcgGAAATGGAGATAGCcgtggaggaggaagaagtggaggaggaggaagtgcagGACGGAGtgcaggaggaagaagaggaggaggatgatcgGGCAGTGGAGGAAAAAGCTGAGAtggaaaagaagaggaggaagaaggcgaagaagcagaggaaggaggagaagaggaaggagagagggaaacgAAAGgcgaaggagagagagggggaggatgatgatgataatgatgacgatgatgatgatgacgggTCGGGGCAGAAGAAGAGgcgggtggtggtggtgaggcTCGGCTTGCTGAAGGGACACTCGGAGGTCGGACGATCTGACCTATCAGCTCCCTAA